The genomic stretch CACACTGTCCGTTTCCCAAACGCTTTGATCTGATGACAATGTGCTGACGGACACACTGTTCGTTTCCCACACGATTTGATCTGATGACAATTTACCACCTCGCTGTGGAATGCGTCCAAGTGGGAGAGCAATTCAATATCGAAGACCGGTGACTTTGCGAGACCCAAAAATATACACTAAAGGCTCGATGGAGAGATTAGCATGCGTAGACGAAAATATTACTTATTGTTAGCATGTAGTGAAACGAATCAAAGAGTAGTGGTAAGGAATGCATACGGCCAAAAAAGGGAAACACACAATCATGTTTTGGTACCAGTAAGTACTAATCTTGGATACCGACTCCTTTACATGAGAACCACACGGAGCATCGAAATAAATGAGCATAGGAACTGCAGCAATAATGTTACACGTATCATCAACTTTTAACACGAACCTTCCGTTCCATCCTTCATCTCTCACACACACTGGAAAGCTAATACGGTTCATCGTCGGGCTTCGTCAAGTACTTCTTTCAGCATGGCATAAACAAAAACAAGGTGAACTTCATGTACATCACATTTCTTGCTTCAAGAATTCTAAAACTCGGTTTACTCGATGCACATCTTTAGTATTGTTGGATAGTGGTAGTAACATTCAGGCACCATATTTTCTGACGCAGATTTACAGGGTATAGATGCGATGGTCGAACCAGAAACACATTCATGCCACCAGCCGAACAAGACAAACCTATAATGGGTCTGGAAATCGGAGATCAGCTGGTCCAGGGCCTAGGATGCCCTTGTCATGCTCTCCAAGGATGGTGCCGGGAACAAGGTTCGTGTCTGTTTGCCCATTTCTATCTTCTTCTGTAGGAGCCGGCTGTCTCCAGCTGCCCCCTAACCATTCGTGCTGCTAATAAGATGAATAATACAGGGTTAAGGAACATAAGACTCTGTCCAACAAAGTCAGCAAAGGCTATATAGTTCAATTTAGAACATCACAACTTACTTCTTCATGAGTGTAATTTCCATCAAGCAACATAGGGGTCACGACGGGTGGGACGACATCTGGGTCGGGCTTCTGAAATACAAATGTGGAATACAAACCTGAAGAAACAATGATGCTAAAGTTAGCCTCATGGGGAGAATCCTTGAAGCATCATACAGGAGACAGATTTATCACCTAGCAAATCAAAGGAACGAGCAAGAAGCTTCCCTCGAGGATCCACAAAATTTGCACCATAGCTGAAGAGCATTCCGGCAAACTGTGTTCTGAGAACAAATGACATGTATCTTCAGGTCTGGTGACCTAGAAAACTAAAGGGAAAAACCTTTGGCGATAAAATAGGATCTGAAATAGGACGACATCAATGTTTGATAAAATCATTAAACCAACCCTAGGCTAGATTGGAGATGTTAACAAACATCAATCTTGTCATATTTCAGATAGATTGGAGATGTTAAGTATGCTCGGATCAAAGATTAATGATGCTAGTCTCTAACTTTATAAGTGTCAATAAGTGTTTTTGCTATGTATATTATTACAACTCTACATTTTCAATAAAAGTGGTAAAAGTCAGGCTTGACCAACTCCGATTCCCAAAGCATGTTTATCAACTAGAATATCTAAAAAGGATGGATTGAAGATCCAAATGCAGCCTTTATTCCTTGTCATTTGTAACAAAGAATGTCTATAGGAGCTATTTTCCACAACGACAACAACGTTCACACATAATAATTATAACCATGGCTTCTCTAACCAGAACAAAATTATTGAGCACATTAGAAAAAGGGCCAATGCACTCGAGCCACTAAATCCCATAAATGTCGGAGGCAAGAGGTACAAAAAGAGCACATGCCTAAGCAAAACAAGGaacaattttaaaaattttaatgatcaTACATTCTATCTATATTTTCTCATGCTTGATATGTTTTTGATCAATTACAATGTGAAAAACTTGCATGTTGTTAGCTTATTATTCGCAAACATGATAGATGACTATTGATGCAAAATATGGTAAGCCTTGTTGTTGGCAGGGCATGACAATAATAGCCCTCAGCTCAACATTATGGAGTTGCACCAACACATGCCTGTCATTGAAATTGACAAATGTTACTTAAGATGATACTCTTGTCCCACTTATGGACTCTTCCCTAGGACAGTGTGTGGTCCTTTGGGATTTAAAGATTCTAATGTCTATTCCCCGCATTTTGCTATATTTAAGTGTTGTGTCAGACAATCATATGTTTATACAAATTAACAGAATCAGGATTCCTTGAAGCTTCAGGTTGAATAACAAAGCAGAACAGGTTATCCCTAGGTCACTCTGATATTATTTTCTATTAAACCAACATATCATCATCCAATATTGGGATAATCAATCCATTAAGTTGATAGGCCTAAACTACTGGTCCCAAAATGTTTAGCCCATACCTCTAATGTGCTTTAAGTAAAGATTACTCAAATTGAAAGTCATaggaaaggaggaagaagaaaaggaatctGAATAGTTTTGAAATATCAAAAGACATCCTTTGTGGAAATAATTGAAAAATACCATGTGCCCAAACACATAAATGTTATATATGTtgcatcttaattttttttcatttttaaatagTTTTAGATAATTGCCTAAATTCTTCTTTTTCTGTGTCTTTGCTCCTTTATTCTGTCCTCTATTGCATGATTATTTGTGTCGCTTATATTTAAAGTTATAAAGCATATCTGCTAGAAGAATTTACAAGATCATACTTCATAAGGTCTTTCTACCATTAACAGCTTCAACATTTAATAGCTTGATTGCCAACTTTACCCTGGAGAATAAAAGAATATACATAAATGCAGAAATAAATAAAGCACAATGTACCTGTTATCATCATAAAATTCAGCTAAGTTTTGTATCTCCACATATTCCAAACCTGCATCTCTGGCCAGCCTGAATTAATTGGCTTATCAGTGTCATATCCTCAGATTACACAAACCAGATGTCTCTATAAATTAGATAATACGAAATAAGTACCAGACTAACCTAATCAGGCTTGGAAAGTGGACTAAGCAATGAGTTTCTGAAGTCATATCATTAGCAAATTTCAACTGATACTTTTTCCCAAACAAAGGAAACCTGAAAGTCATTTGCATATAAAATAACACAtacgaaagaaagaaaaaaaaaaggacaactGTCACTAACTCAGTACTTTTCTTCATCAACTTCAAATGTAATAACATAGTTCTCTGAGCGGATGCAACTTGGGACAGCGTTCGGCTTCATACCAATTCCCTTATTGTGGCAAGCTTCAACATTCTTCTGATATTTTGCCCTGACAAAGTAGCATCTCCATATGACATGATGAAAATATTCCAAAAGCAAGGTTTGAAAATCTAAGCCAGGAAAAGTGCAAAGACTGTCATCAACCAAGTATAGTTATCATGACATTCTTCCATCATCTAAATTAGCAATTTCTGTAACAGAAGGCATTGAATTTCTTTGACATCCATTATGCCTTCTCATTATATCTCAGACCTGTTATAACTACACTTTGTCATATCTTGTAGCAGGACAGTAGTTCCCGAGTGTCTTCTAAACCTCAGAATACCGAGTGAAAATAATGGGTTCGGGCTGTGTTAAAAGACATGTTTGGTTGGAGGTTCTTCACTCTAATCTTGTTAGTTTCAGTTTCAGAAAAGTTACATAAAGAAGAAATATGAAGGCATTAATTTGAACCAGGGCCTTTGTTTTTCATGTTTGTTGGGTCATTTCATGTTTGAAAAAAATGTTAGCTTCTACAATCCTTGAAGAGAGTCAAACACAAAACTCTACAGCATTATTTGGATCCCATTAGAGTATAGTAAACCATTTTACTGCAGTTAAAACCTCATACATCATAATCTAATCTTGCCTACAAAATAACAAAACCTAGTATAAGAATTCCTAAAATTTGTCAACATGAGGGGCAGCTTCGagccagaagaaacaagaaggtGGTTAATAGCTAGTATAAAGTGCCCATATGTGACATCAATCATTGCTTggttcaaaatttataatatgttCTCTTGACAATTTGTGATTCTACTGTCCTTTTCCATAACATGTGCTAGTTTCTTTCAGGTTTTACTTACAATTTTTCAAACTGCAACATAAAGAACTTTCGGAAAGAAGCTGTAATGTATCCATACCATATGGTAGATGAGTCAGGAGTTATACCGAAAAAATATCCCCCTGGTCTAAGCAATGATGAAACATTTCTCAAAAGACTCCTTACTTTCTCCTCACTCTCAAAGCATGACTGCAAAGATGTCTACTTTTAGAAGTATGTTGTGAAGAATTATAAAGAAAGAAGTAAAGGAAGTACCTGCAAATGCTGCAAACAACATACGATGTCTGCTGGGGTACCCTTGTCATGCAAATACGAGTCTAAATTTTCCTACAACATGTGATCACCTCATTATTACCACGAATATATCCCATAACCAGAATTTTCTTCGATTACTAATTGTTAATAGCATGTAAGTTCACCAAAGATGCAACATGTGAAGTCGTCAAGTTGGTCTAGCCATCCATCACAAAGAGATATGATCTAACACCCAAGGATTAAATACAACGTGTAGGAGATGACTAAATGACTATGAAATTTGGGCTAATTACagattaccccccccccccctttgtaGTTAGCTACTTTTAGCATTTCGGTTTCTACACTTTAAAAAGATACATTAGCATCTTTATagctacgaaagtgaaacatctaggtcAATTTACCTTAGCGCCGTCGGTTTTACCAacagaaacataaaaataaagggtaaaaattataattttaacatttcaatTAGTAGTGGCGGACGGTAATGTCGTTGGAGGCCATGagtggctattgtggatgagaaAAGAGACGGCGAGAGGTGAGGGCCGCTCTGCATCTATGTCAGCGTCGATACAGTTGCCGAGCGACAAAAAGGCCATTGATGTAGATGTCGAATGGCGTAGCTTGGCAACTGCGTTGACGTTGAAGCGGATGCAAAGCGACGCTGCTCGACATCTGTATCAACGGTCCTTTCGTCGCTCGACAACTACATCAACATCGATACAGATGCAAAGTGACGAAAGGATCGCTCGGCAATTGTGTATGCGTCAACACTGGTGCAGAGCGGCTCTCACCTCTCACCACCactcttctcatccacaacaatCATCTGCGACCCCCAACGGTACCGTCATCCGCTATCATCGACGTTGTGCGCTACCATCAACtaaacattaaaaatatattttttactctTTGTTTCTGTGTTTCCGTTGGTAAAACCGACGACGTTATGATAAATAGACCTAGATGTTTCACTGTCGTAACTATAGAgatcaatataatattttaaagtgtAGGGACCGAAATGTTAAATGTAACTAACTACAGAggttaatttataattagccctgAAGTATTGCCCTAGGTATGGGCTGCAGGTTATGAAACAACAGTACAAGCATCCGGCCTCGTTCGTCTAGGGTTTTCTATCCCTCCGTCTGATTAACACATCAGTGGCGTGTGAATAGACGGGCGGATGCATCTGCTAGGTATAGTTTCACAGATTAGCAAAACTGAACAAGCGCACTCACCACGGAAGGATCCAACTCGCAGAACTCGGCGGTGTAAGGCTTCCGCTGGCCCTCCCACATGTCGCGGGCTTCGCTAATGCCGGACAACGAGGCATCTGTCCGATCAAATCAATGAAAACCAAGACGAATCTGAAGTCAAAGTGAGAacagaaaaggaaaaaggaaatggaaggaaagaaaaagaatagtAGTATACCGACTCCGATGTAGTGGCCGATCTGGGCGTCGTCCCACTTGTCGGTGTTCGCTCCGCCACCGCAGTAGAGGTCGCAAACCTGATTTAGTCGCCGAAGAACGAGGGTGTGAGAGAGGAGCTACAAGAAAGAGAGAGGCAGGAGAAACGAGGGGGAGAGACGCACGGTGGCGTAGGGAAAGGCGAAGATCTTGATGAGGGCGGTCTTGGCGAACTCGTAGAGGCGGTGGTGAGCGGACTCGGCCGCCCGGACGGCGAACGAAGcagcgggaggaggaggaggaggaggatgaggcgcTGCTGCCAGGGGAGCCGAGGAAGCCATCAGCGTCGCTCCCCTCGCCGTTGCATCGGATGCTGTGCGAAGTTTGCAGGTGGGTCGGGTTTTTTCGGTTTTGGATCAAATCACACCAAATAAACCCTTGTCAAACCGACTCACCACCTCGGCCgagaaatttattttatttataaaaaataagaaatagcATTTCCTGTGTATATTCccgtaaatttaaataaaatatcatttaattataatatgaaaaatattaaatctcttttaatatttttctctttatcaTGACAATAAGAATATTgttattatcataataataataataataatactaataataataatattattattattagtaagaGTATATGTTTAGATAATAATTTGTCAAAGAGAAACTGAACCGTTTGGAGCCGCAACTAATTAGAAGcttcttttatgaatttttttgtttatatataaaAGCCTAAATGCTCAATAGCATATATGAATGAGCAAATTGGCATATATGAATGGCTTTCCTTTTACTTCACAACTTGCAGGAGCTCCTTTCCAAGGACTCCATTAGTAGGTTTcgagatcagagagagagagagagatcataagATGATTAAGTGATCATCTCATATTAATTAGTAATGAATCAACTCATTATATCATACAcaaaaatatgatttcattagacTAATCAGATTTGAAGGGGCAGGAAATCTCATACCAAATAGTCTCTTTTCGCTACATACAGATTGAACAACAGTGTACtcttaaatttcaaaattaagatcCAAAGTTAAAattcaacaaataaaaaaaacacaACAAAAATCTCCCGTCTTCCAACTTCAAACCTCAAACGACATCATGATCATGCCACGGACGAATATACAGATGGTCCTGATGGGTTTTtgctaggtgaaggccaacccagCTGAGCAGCAACCATGGCCTCACATTTTTCACAAGATAATTATCTATGTTCATATGAATTATAGACGATACTCACATGCATGTGGCAGCTCATGCAACAAACCCTTATTTCGCCTCTTGTTTCACTTGATTTCTTGGAGTGTTTGAATCAGCCTCAGTGTGTTTCTTTAAGATTCCAGTAGCTTGTTGTCCTTGCCGAGTTTGAGTACCCTGGGGAAGAAAAAGGAAAGGTTTAATACCCATAAAAGCAATTTCCTTGTGCCCCCATCATGGAGATGCAGTGTTATGAGCTATCCCAGGAGGAAAACCAACTATCTTTTAGGCATCATTTCTGGATTTTATCGAAGTTCGATCATGAAGGCTACCATGATTAATTATCTAGATGTCTGAAAACAACAATATTTGTTCTGACAAATGAAACAGTTGATCCTGAGATTTCTGCTAATTGTCGAGAGCTAATATTGGCACGTAGAACTAAAAGATTGATGGAAGTGACTCACTGCTGCCTTCTGTCCAGTCAACCTTCTTAAAGATGGAACCCGAGCAACTGAAGAAGCGGCAGCGGCGACAGCAGCCACTCGTATCCTGAGAGAACGCCATATCATTGTATAATTTCTCATGATATATTGAGACAGGAACAACAAACTACCAGCAAAATAGCACTAAAGCATACCTCTTGTGGACATCAACAAATTCATCTGTCTCATCCACTATCTCCTCCTGCATGAAGCATTAACCACCCCATTACTTATAATCAATCATGTAGGAAACATATCATGGCCTAGAGACATGCTGATATCCTGATCGTACATGTCACTTGCATTGACAAAGAAATTATGTAAAATAACCTCCATGTTCTTTTCCTGATTTCAGAGTCAGTTAAATGTGTACACAAAAATAAGTTGTCACAGTTGGTATAATGGACATCTATGGGAAAATAGAAGTTGAAGCTGAAGACACTAAAGGTCCGTCCTGTGATATATGAGGATCTCTGCTAAAGCAATTAAtggaacacaaagaatagttaaaTTTTTAGCATGTAATAGTTATGTTTACTTGAAGGAGCTCTTCAAAGACATCCTCAAGGGTGATAATGCCAATGACCTCCCCATGTTCTCCATCTTCGGCTAAACGAGCTACTATACTTTCTGCTGCATCATTCTGTTGCAGGGTTGGCTTATCTCCAGTGACTTGTTTATTTTGCCATGTGTTGATGTCAACAACAACACAATCTGATTTTTCTCCGCCTTCAGATAATAAAGGAACCATCAATTCAGATTTGCCACTAGGTTCTTTGTTCGCTTCCAATTTCTTCCTTTCAGCAGGTGGAGTCTCATTTATGCTTTTAGCTTTCACAACAGCTGCCATATGACTGCTACCTTTTTGAAACTCATTCAGTATATCATACAGTGGCATATCTTCTGGAACCCTGTTAAATTTCAGAAATAAGCAGAGACTTGCTGTATAAGCATTGAAGCTTAACAATACAAGGTGTAAACCTCGGAATTCTTCTGATAGAAACAGCACTAACTGGTGTTTCCGTCTCAGCACGAACAGTGAGAAGGCTTTTCACCTGTGTCAAATAAGCAAATGCAAAATGAGAAAACAGCAATTACTACAATCAGCAGTATTGTTgaaggaaaaataaataaaagcagCATAAATCCAGAGGTGACACAAGAAGAAGACTAAAACCCACCAGCAGAAGGCCAATAATGTTTTTCGGATTCCCTGAATAAACAGGAACACGGCTGTGGCCTCTAGCGAGAATCTTGCCAATTGCTTCCCTGGGTAAAAGTCCAACCAAATAGgggaatttttttaataattgtaGGATATGAAAAAGAATGAAGTAATCCGGATTCTGGATGAAACCCTTTGTGGTCGAAAAGAATTGTCCAAAAAGGTTATCTTAAATAGAGGGGAAAGGAACTTTTTTGCATTCAATAGTACTACAGCAAACTAAGCTATTTAGTAAATCGCTGTTGCATGACAGCAAACATGAACCAGAATCTGATTGGATCATTATATTTGGAAATGGTCTATATTTATTAAACTTTTTTGTTTACAATAATCGTATGCCTTAAAGAATATTTATAGTTTTGTGGTGGGCTTGAAATTCCCTTGTGTTTCATGACCTTTTAGAATAGTAATTAAAAAGGTTGTTGATTACATGTATCTCAATATTGAGGACAACATGCCATTATACACATAACCAGCAGAACAAAAATACAAAAGAAATTTTCTAAATTACATGAAATGTAGAGCCAATGGAAACttaatatatcaaaatattttaaaggATAGAATATTGGCTTAGACACTACCTAACATCtagtttttttaattaaaataataacagTACAACTAAAGTTTGAAAAGAGAAGATTTCCATCTGGTGACCCTCACCAGTCTAATTTTGAATTGACATCTAATGAGAATGTTGATTCAATGGGAGTCATGGCTGCCTCAGCTGTCTGCACATGAAAACATAATTTAATAATACCCAAACCGTAATCTCAAATTGAAATTCTAGAAACATGCAGTTATGCAGGTTATAATTGGCTGAGAAACTAGGAATAAACTATCCCCGTTTAGCTAGCTAAATTGAATTAGCAACTAACAAGAATCCAGTAAGTATACTGTCTCTAAATATGTCCGAAGGGAAAAAGCAGCTACAAATAAGCACGATGGTTTAGAAAGCTGCGTATCATACTATATAAACAAATAAGCACACTCCTCTCCTTTGAAACTTGGGTACTCTTAAATCTTCCAATAGATTCATATATGGTCCAAGATTTTGTAATAaccttaatattattattattatttccaaTCATGGGATGCTAGAATGAACATGGTGTCCTGGAAGAGATTTCAATTACCAAACAAATATACAATGACCAAgaaaccagtctgtctggttatataAAAAGTAAAAACCCTCCCCTTTTCTGAGATATCTTGATATCTTCATGCTCAGTTGTCCAATTAAATAGCTGAGAGATGGTAGTTCAACAGATAGGGTTTCTTAAATAGGGCCAATAAGTGCTAAGTTCACAAGGTAAATTTACTAGGTTTATTTAACCTTGCCATGACTAAAATCAATGTATAAAGGGAACCTACCCATGCACAAGTTAGATGAGAGGAGTCAACTAGAACTAGTGATATGATGAGAGATAAAAGACGACCTTAGAAAACCTCAGTAgagacaacaaaaagaaaaaacaagtaaACTTTAGTTTCACTAGCAGTATCTCCTGTAGCATAGCTCAAAAGTGGAAAGAGATCCATGTATCCAACTCTAAGTAGTAGGAATCAGATGGCTTGTTGATATAATATAGTATGACTAAGATCACCTACAATGGAAAACAGAAAGTCAAGAGATTGACATATATGAATGGAGTCTAAACCACTCTATGCTATAGCTATTGGCGACGCTAATAACATAATGAAGTATAGACATGTCAGTTTGTGTGACCACAAAATTTGGATAAAATCTAACATTCATCAAATGCCATAATGTCTTAGCCAAGTATTTGTTTGCTTTTCTGATTATTATCATTGCcttcttagtatcaagataattaGCTGAAAGCAGCGAAATTAAATCCACTGGTTCATGTATTTCCGAGGACTTCCACAAAGATTAATTTGCTAGTCTTAAGAAGCTGATTTTTCCAGATTTATATACATAACAAGTTTGATGACTTCTGCATCTTCTTATGTAGTTTTACTAGTTAATACAGACATGAGACCAGGTGTTCATTTGATTAGGTACTAAAAAGTGTTCATCAAGATGTACACTCTGAAACAAAAGAGAACAAACATTGAAGTTTCATAAGACATACCTTTTCAGTCAAGTCTAAAGCTCCACTAATTATTGTTGTCTCATCATGTGTGAGCTCCCCACCTTTACCAGCCTAAAAGATTGAACAAATGCTAGTATCATGTATTCGAAATTTTGAGCTGACTCTAACAATCTTAAATCCAAGAAAATATGGACAGCTAATATAAGAAGTCGGTGGTAGCGGAATGTAGAAGTTGATTACCTCTTGACTATGGATAGATACAAGAGCTTTTAACTGAGCACGCCTAAAAAGTGCAGATTCATTATGCCCTAGTGCACAATCAAGAATCTGGAATGGCATATTTGGAAAAATTAAACCAATAAATGTTCAAAGCAAAACAAAGCTAAATATTCATAAAATTTTCTGATATAGCATTTGAAAGAAAACATCAGTGACACATATTGCAATAAACAAATTATTAACTAAGCACCGATGAGATAATAAACTACACTTATTTGATAATCATAATAATTGATAAGCTTACATAAACCATGGAGTCCTAGAGTTACTCTAATATAAAGGAAGTAGATAAGCAATACTAAAGTAAAGTACTAGTAATGAAAACTAATAATAATGTGAGCAAAGCAATATCGTGTGTAAACAACAATGATTGCAATAAAAGATGTACAACCAAATCACAAAACCTGTGGCCTTTTGTGATGGCCCAGATCTGGCCTACTAAGCCAATAACCTGATAAAGTGACCTTGCTTAGCCCATGCCCAGTAGTAGCCAAGTCTCATGCAGGAGCCCAAGCCCTACTTTGTGTTTTCGTGCTACAAGCTCACTCAATCATCGTCATCATCCTTGTTGAGGGGCTAGATATGGTCAAAAATTCATCTTTAGTATTTCAAGATGAATTAGGATGTTTTGCACCATGCCACTTCCCGTACACCCCTCCTAGGTTCAAGGGAGACCATATCAATGACACCAACATGATTAAAGTCGATATAGTTGGAGCTATTCAGATACCTTGCATAATGAAGGATTCATATATCACAGGCACACACTGTGCTAATAATGTGCAGGCATGATGCAGCAGAGGGTCCATATCGGTTGacacaaaataaaaaacaaagaggCGTGGCACAATATCATCGATCATGGTACTGAATTATGTATTCTTTTTTCTTTGTCACATATCCTAGTCCTTTCTTAAGTCCCTGAATCCCGGTCAACAAACCTTCTTAGAGAAAACCCATTTGGGGATACAACATGGAACCAAGTCTTGACAGTCTCCATCATGACATTGCCCATGCTCTAGTGGACCTACTCCTACCATAGTCAAGTGTAACCACATCATCAATGCCGTTTACTTCTGGACAATCTACTATCTAAAAGAAATTGCAAAATGATGCATATATTACTTCTGACATATAATTAATTACCTTGCCAATAGGATAAGCTATTGGGTAGCATATAATCATCAAAATGCGTACAAGCCATACAAAATTAGCACCCACAGCTAGTCCATATCTTGTGCATATGGCTTGAGGAATAACCTGCACAAAAACATAGCTTATTAGCACTGTTTTCTTATATGTATAATTTAAGATTAGCATTTCCAACTTCCAAGCGTCAAAAGCTAAACGACGATCAGTTAAAGTACCTCTCCAAAAGCCAGAACAAATGTTACAGACAAGACAACAGCAACGAAAGGATGGAAAATCTTATCAAGGTATATGGGAAGAGCCTGCATCAACCTTTTCAGCATTAGTGTGCATGCAATAGAAGCAAATGAAAGAAGTTATGCAAACTTGACAAATGAGACAAAAGCTTATTTCACGATCTGAATTATATTAAGTAGGTGGAAAATGGTATATTGACCTTAATGGTAAAGCATCATTGCACATTGAGACATCATGAACATATTCAACTCTCTGT from Musa acuminata AAA Group cultivar baxijiao chromosome BXJ1-3, Cavendish_Baxijiao_AAA, whole genome shotgun sequence encodes the following:
- the LOC135631330 gene encoding DUF21 domain-containing protein At4g14240-like isoform X1; its protein translation is MHAVNAMAVARGVMTMMMAAGGGGGKGETVAVLQEAEDIPFGTGWWYAYAGISCLLVLFAGIMSGLTLGLMSLGLVELEILQRSGTPTEKKQAATILPVVQKQHQLLVTLLLCNAAAMEALPIYLDKIFHPFVAVVLSVTFVLAFGEVIPQAICTRYGLAVGANFVWLVRILMIICYPIAYPIGKILDCALGHNESALFRRAQLKALVSIHSQEAGKGGELTHDETTIISGALDLTEKTAEAAMTPIESTFSLDVNSKLDWEAIGKILARGHSRVPVYSGNPKNIIGLLLVKSLLTVRAETETPVSAVSIRRIPRVPEDMPLYDILNEFQKGSSHMAAVVKAKSINETPPAERKKLEANKEPSGKSELMVPLLSEGGEKSDCVVVDINTWQNKQVTGDKPTLQQNDAAESIVARLAEDGEHGEVIGIITLEDVFEELLQEEIVDETDEFVDVHKRIRVAAVAAAASSVARVPSLRRLTGQKAAGTQTRQGQQATGILKKHTEADSNTPRNQVKQEAK
- the LOC135631321 gene encoding mRNA cap guanine-N7 methyltransferase 2-like isoform X1, which encodes MASSAPLAAAPHPPPPPPPAASFAVRAAESAHHRLYEFAKTALIKIFAFPYATVCDLYCGGGANTDKWDDAQIGHYIGVDASLSGISEARDMWEGQRKPYTAEFCELDPSVENLDSYLHDKGTPADIVCCLQHLQSCFESEEKVRSLLRNVSSLLRPGGYFFGITPDSSTIWAKYQKNVEACHNKGIGMKPNAVPSCIRSENYVITFEVDEEKFPLFGKKYQLKFANDMTSETHCLVHFPSLIRLARDAGLEYVEIQNLAEFYDDNRTQFAGMLFSYGANFVDPRGKLLARSFDLLGLYSTFVFQKPDPDVVPPVVTPMLLDGNYTHEEQHEWLGGSWRQPAPTEEDRNGQTDTNLVPGTILGEHDKGILGPGPADLRFPDPL
- the LOC135631330 gene encoding DUF21 domain-containing protein At4g14240-like isoform X2 gives rise to the protein MIKIVFCRIPRFFFSMNVMLVEENASDAIDVHATILPVVQKQHQLLVTLLLCNAAAMEALPIYLDKIFHPFVAVVLSVTFVLAFGEVIPQAICTRYGLAVGANFVWLVRILMIICYPIAYPIGKILDCALGHNESALFRRAQLKALVSIHSQEAGKGGELTHDETTIISGALDLTEKTAEAAMTPIESTFSLDVNSKLDWEAIGKILARGHSRVPVYSGNPKNIIGLLLVKSLLTVRAETETPVSAVSIRRIPRVPEDMPLYDILNEFQKGSSHMAAVVKAKSINETPPAERKKLEANKEPSGKSELMVPLLSEGGEKSDCVVVDINTWQNKQVTGDKPTLQQNDAAESIVARLAEDGEHGEVIGIITLEDVFEELLQEEIVDETDEFVDVHKRIRVAAVAAAASSVARVPSLRRLTGQKAAGTQTRQGQQATGILKKHTEADSNTPRNQVKQEAK
- the LOC135631321 gene encoding mRNA cap guanine-N7 methyltransferase 2-like isoform X2, coding for MASSAPLAAAPHPPPPPPPAASFAVRAAESAHHRLYEFAKTALIKIFAFPYATVCDLYCGGGANTDKWDDAQIGHYIGVDASLSGISEARDMWEGQRKPYTAEFCELDPSVENLDSYLHDKGTPADIVCCLQHLQSCFESEEKVRSLLRNVSSLLRPGGYFFGITPDSSTIWAKYQKNVEACHNKGIGMKPNAVPSCIRSENYVITFEVDEEKFPLFGKKYQLKFANDMTSETHCLVHFPSLIRLARDAGLEYVEIQNLAEFYDDNRTQFAGMLFSYGANFVDPRGKLLARSFDLLGLYSTFVFQKPDPDVVPPVVTPMLLDGNYTHEEHEWLGGSWRQPAPTEEDRNGQTDTNLVPGTILGEHDKGILGPGPADLRFPDPL